One window of Hylemonella gracilis genomic DNA carries:
- a CDS encoding dihydrofolate reductase family protein: protein MPKLRVAAFSVSLDGFGAGVDQSLENPLGVGGMRLHEWFFGTTTFQAMTGAAGGEAHVDDAYAKRSFDNLGAWILGRHMFGPVRGPWLDDSWRGWWGDNPPYHVPVFVLTHHARPPLEMKGGTVFHFITAGIHEALARAREAAGPRDVRVGGGVATVRQYLEAGLIDEMHLAITPTLLGRGEALFAGIDLVAQGFRCIEQVGTPKALHVVLAKD, encoded by the coding sequence ATGCCCAAACTCCGGGTGGCCGCTTTCTCGGTCTCGCTTGATGGTTTTGGCGCCGGTGTCGACCAGAGTCTGGAGAACCCGCTCGGCGTGGGCGGCATGCGCTTGCACGAGTGGTTCTTCGGCACGACCACGTTCCAGGCGATGACCGGCGCCGCGGGTGGCGAAGCCCATGTCGATGATGCCTACGCGAAGCGCAGCTTCGATAACCTGGGCGCGTGGATCTTGGGGCGCCATATGTTCGGGCCGGTGCGTGGTCCTTGGCTGGATGATTCGTGGCGGGGCTGGTGGGGCGACAACCCGCCTTACCACGTCCCGGTCTTCGTGCTGACGCACCATGCCCGGCCGCCGCTGGAGATGAAGGGTGGCACGGTCTTCCATTTCATCACCGCAGGCATCCATGAGGCGCTGGCCCGTGCCCGCGAGGCGGCAGGTCCGCGCGATGTGCGCGTGGGCGGTGGTGTGGCGACGGTGCGGCAGTACCTGGAGGCGGGTCTGATCGACGAGATGCACCTGGCGATCACGCCGACCCTGTTGGGGCGCGGCGAGGCCTTGTTCGCCGGGATCGATCTGGTGGCGCAGGGGTTCCGCTGTATCGAGCAGGTCGGCACGCCGAAGGCCTTGCACGTCGTGCTGGCAAAAGACTGA
- a CDS encoding glucarate dehydratase family protein, which translates to MSTSHAIRHVRVTPIAFRDPPLLNAAGIHEPWALRSIIEIETASGLVGINESYGDLPMLEALAKAAPALQGLSPWSLNEMEVRVRALVTPPKQTTSEFLTQQVSLAPGTHVSKTVAKVISAFEVAMMDLQGQLANAPVVDLLGGAARDRVPYSAYLFYKYAEHIEQPYAPDAWGAALTPEQLVAQARRMIDQYGFQSIKLKAGALPPEQEAAGILALATAFPGKPLRIDPNGNWTVETSLKIVQQLRGVLEYYEDPAPRLDGMAAVARECDVPLATNMVVTDFAEFRRNVEMGCPVKIVLSDHHYWGGLRATQQLSMLCRTFDLGLSMHSNSHLGISLVAMTHLCASVPLLTYACDTHYPWQDEEIVTGGRLKFENGSLRVPTGPGLGVTIDREALARLHDNYLRCGIRNRDDLRQMKKYDPTFTGVQPRF; encoded by the coding sequence ATGAGTACCTCGCACGCCATCCGGCACGTCCGCGTCACGCCCATCGCCTTCCGCGATCCACCGCTGCTCAACGCAGCGGGCATCCACGAGCCCTGGGCGCTGCGCTCCATCATCGAGATCGAGACGGCTTCGGGCCTGGTGGGGATCAACGAAAGCTACGGCGATCTGCCCATGCTTGAGGCCTTGGCCAAGGCCGCGCCCGCCTTGCAGGGGTTGTCGCCCTGGTCGCTCAATGAGATGGAAGTGCGCGTGCGTGCGCTGGTCACGCCGCCGAAACAAACCACCTCGGAGTTCCTGACGCAACAGGTCTCGCTGGCGCCAGGCACGCATGTCTCCAAGACCGTGGCCAAGGTGATCAGCGCCTTTGAAGTGGCGATGATGGACCTGCAAGGTCAGTTGGCGAACGCGCCCGTGGTGGACTTGCTGGGCGGCGCGGCGCGCGACCGCGTGCCCTACTCGGCCTACCTGTTCTACAAGTACGCCGAACACATCGAGCAGCCTTATGCGCCTGATGCCTGGGGCGCAGCGCTCACGCCCGAGCAGCTCGTCGCCCAGGCGCGGCGCATGATCGACCAGTACGGTTTCCAGAGCATCAAGCTCAAGGCGGGCGCTCTGCCGCCCGAGCAGGAGGCTGCGGGCATCCTGGCGCTGGCGACGGCCTTCCCGGGCAAGCCGCTGCGCATCGACCCCAACGGCAATTGGACGGTGGAAACCAGCCTGAAGATCGTGCAGCAGTTGCGCGGCGTGCTGGAGTATTACGAAGACCCGGCGCCCCGCCTGGACGGCATGGCCGCCGTGGCGCGCGAATGCGACGTGCCCCTGGCCACCAACATGGTGGTGACCGACTTCGCCGAGTTCCGTCGCAATGTCGAGATGGGCTGCCCCGTCAAGATCGTCCTCAGTGACCACCACTACTGGGGTGGCCTGCGTGCCACGCAGCAGTTGTCCATGCTCTGCCGCACCTTCGACCTGGGGCTGTCCATGCACAGCAATTCGCACCTGGGCATCAGCCTGGTGGCCATGACCCACCTCTGCGCCAGCGTGCCGCTGCTGACCTACGCCTGCGACACGCACTATCCCTGGCAGGACGAGGAAATCGTCACCGGCGGCCGCCTGAAGTTCGAGAACGGCAGCCTGCGTGTGCCCACCGGCCCCGGCCTGGGCGTGACGATCGACCGCGAGGCCCTGGCCCGCCTGCACGACAATTACCTGCGCTGCGGCATCCGCAACCGCGACGACCTGAGGCAGATGAAAAAGTACGACCCGACGTTCACGGGCGTCCAGCCGCGCTTCTGA
- the garD gene encoding galactarate dehydratase, which produces MSNSPIIIRMQATDNVAIVANEGGLPAGTALGAEYPGLTLRDKVPQAHKVALVDIPVGTAILRYGVPIGYAKADIPAGSWVHERLLDMPAARELQGLPMATVKRPTPEPLSGHTFEGYRNPDGSVGTRNLLAITTTVQCVAGVVDVAVERIRKELLPKYPNVDGVVGLEHTYGCGVAIDAPEAPIPIRTLRNISLNPNFGGEVMVVSLGCEKLQPERLLPPGSFRGIPIQEAGQQGEQIDDKLDVVCLQDSAHIGFMSMIDDIMVTAQRHLERLNARRRETVPASELVVGVQCGGSDAFSGVTANPAVGYMADLLVRAGATIMFSENTEVRDAVEQLTSRAATPAVAEEIVRELGWYDQYLERGRVDRAANTTPGNKAGGLSNIVEKAMGSIIKSGTAPIAHVLSPGSKLSREQRGLVYAATPASDFICGTLQLAAGMNLHVFTTGRGTPYGLAECPVIKVATRTELAKRWHDLMDVNAGRVADGELTIEEAGWELFRLLLDVASGKKTWAEQWKLHNSLVLFNPAPIT; this is translated from the coding sequence ATGAGCAACTCGCCCATCATCATCCGCATGCAGGCCACGGACAACGTGGCCATCGTCGCCAACGAAGGCGGCCTGCCTGCGGGCACGGCGCTGGGCGCCGAGTACCCCGGCCTCACGCTGCGCGACAAGGTACCGCAGGCGCACAAGGTCGCGCTGGTGGACATTCCGGTCGGTACGGCGATCCTGCGCTACGGTGTGCCCATCGGCTACGCCAAGGCCGACATCCCGGCCGGCAGTTGGGTGCATGAGCGCCTGCTGGACATGCCGGCCGCGCGTGAACTGCAAGGCCTGCCCATGGCCACCGTCAAGCGGCCCACGCCCGAGCCCCTGTCGGGCCACACCTTCGAGGGCTACCGCAACCCGGACGGCTCGGTCGGCACGCGCAACTTGCTGGCCATCACGACCACGGTGCAGTGCGTGGCCGGGGTGGTGGACGTGGCGGTGGAACGCATCCGCAAGGAACTGCTGCCGAAGTACCCGAACGTCGATGGCGTCGTTGGCCTGGAGCACACCTACGGCTGCGGCGTGGCGATTGACGCGCCCGAGGCACCGATCCCGATCCGCACGCTGCGCAACATCAGCCTCAACCCCAACTTCGGCGGCGAGGTGATGGTGGTCAGCCTGGGTTGCGAGAAGCTGCAGCCCGAGCGCTTGCTGCCGCCCGGGAGTTTCCGCGGCATCCCGATCCAGGAAGCGGGTCAGCAAGGCGAACAAATCGACGACAAGCTCGACGTGGTCTGCCTGCAGGACAGCGCGCACATCGGCTTCATGAGCATGATCGACGACATCATGGTCACGGCCCAAAGGCATCTGGAACGCCTGAACGCGCGCCGCCGCGAGACCGTGCCGGCCAGCGAGTTGGTGGTGGGCGTGCAGTGCGGGGGCAGCGATGCATTTTCCGGCGTGACGGCCAACCCCGCCGTGGGCTATATGGCCGATCTGCTGGTGCGCGCGGGTGCCACCATCATGTTCAGCGAGAACACCGAGGTGCGCGACGCGGTGGAACAGCTCACCAGCCGCGCCGCCACGCCGGCCGTGGCCGAGGAAATCGTGCGCGAACTCGGCTGGTACGACCAGTACCTGGAACGCGGTCGCGTGGACCGCGCCGCCAACACCACGCCGGGCAACAAGGCCGGCGGCCTGTCGAACATCGTCGAGAAGGCCATGGGCTCCATCATCAAGAGCGGCACGGCGCCCATCGCCCACGTGCTCTCGCCCGGCAGCAAGCTGAGTCGTGAGCAACGTGGCCTGGTCTACGCGGCCACGCCCGCCTCCGACTTCATCTGCGGCACGCTGCAACTCGCGGCAGGCATGAACCTGCACGTCTTCACCACGGGCCGCGGCACCCCCTATGGCTTGGCCGAATGCCCGGTGATCAAGGTGGCCACGCGCACCGAGCTCGCCAAGCGCTGGCACGACCTGATGGACGTGAACGCCGGCCGTGTGGCCGACGGTGAGCTCACGATCGAGGAAGCGGGTTGGGAGCTCTTCCGTTTGCTGCTCGACGTGGCCAGCGGCAAGAAGACCTGGGCCGAGCAATGGAAGCTGCACAACTCCCTGGTGCTGTTCAACCCGGCGCCGATCACCTGA
- the uca gene encoding urea carboxylase, which produces MFDKLLIANRGAIACRILRTLRALNVQGVAVYSEADAASLHIRQADTAISLGEGPAAQTYLVIEKILAAARASGAQAIHPGYGFLSENAAFAEACEQAGIAFVGPTPEQLRLFGLKHTARAIARRQGLPLLEGTELLDTLDAALSASRKVGYPIMLKSTAGGGGIGMRVCRSASELREAYEAVRRLGQNNFSDSGVFIEQYIERARHLEVQIFGDGWGEVIALGVRDCSVQRRNQKVLEETPAPNLPEGMAEELCAAAIRLGKAVNYRGAGTVEFVYDDQARRFYFLEVNTRLQVEHGVTEQVWGVDLVRWMVELAAGDLPPLHELARTLRPRGHAIQARLYAEDPGRNFQPSPGLLTQVEFPEADGQALRIDTWVEAGCEIPPFFDPMVAKLITWAEGLNAPDARERARSALDEALARTQLYGVETNRGYLRQILADAPFATGQPWTRCLEQLVYRADTVEVIAGGTQTTVQDWPGRVGYWAVGVPPSGPMDDRALRLGNRLLDNAQSAAALEITMNGPTLRFHAAAVVAVTGAALSITLDGEARPMDTVFAIPAGATLRLGGMAGEGARSYLCLRGGLDLPDYLGSQSTFTLGQFGGHVGRALRAGDVLHLHPLREPSEGAALPHALRTSLPSVRTLRVIYGPHGAPEYFQPAYIDTFFAAEWEVHFNSSRTGVRLIGPKPEWARDSGGEAGLHPSNIHDNPYAVGAVDFTGDMPVILGPDGPSLGGFVCPVTVIEADLWQLGQLKAGDKLRFVPVDLSTARALAGAWREEVRALQPSALEWSPTPVEAHRSSPIVLDLGQGEQRLLARLSGDTHLLLEVGPPELDLVLRFRVHALMQTLEARRAAGSLPGVIDLTPGIRSLQVHYDPTQLPLAQLLQDLAGLWDSVCAARDLKVPSRIVHLPLSWDDPACQLAIEKYMTTVRKDAPWCPSNLEFIRRINDLSGLDEVRRIVFEASYLVLGLGDVYLGAPVATPLDPRHRLVTTKYNPARTWTAENSVGIGGAYLCVYGMEGPGGYQFVGRTLQMWNRYRYMHEDMAAFGGQPWLLRFFDQIRFEPVSAEELLRIRRDFPLGRYPLRIEQTELALADYQALLAREAEGIAAFRAHQQAAFNAERERWIATGQAHFESTEAAVEAADEAPLAAGQVGVESFIAGNLWQLQVSVGQAVQAGQVLAVLESMKMEIALQAPCKGVVRELRVQPGAPVRAGQYVVVLEEA; this is translated from the coding sequence ATGTTTGACAAACTGCTCATCGCCAACCGCGGCGCCATCGCCTGCCGCATCCTGCGCACGCTGCGCGCCTTGAATGTGCAGGGCGTGGCCGTGTATTCCGAGGCCGATGCGGCCAGCCTGCACATCCGGCAAGCCGACACCGCCATCAGCCTGGGCGAAGGCCCGGCAGCGCAAACCTACCTCGTGATCGAGAAGATCCTGGCCGCGGCCCGCGCCAGCGGCGCGCAGGCCATCCACCCGGGTTATGGTTTCCTGTCCGAGAACGCGGCCTTCGCCGAAGCCTGCGAGCAGGCGGGCATTGCGTTTGTCGGCCCCACACCCGAGCAACTGCGGCTCTTCGGCCTCAAGCACACCGCGCGCGCCATCGCCCGGCGGCAGGGCCTGCCCTTGCTTGAGGGCACGGAACTGCTGGACACGCTGGACGCGGCGCTGTCCGCCAGCCGCAAGGTGGGCTACCCCATCATGCTCAAGAGCACGGCGGGCGGCGGCGGCATCGGCATGCGGGTCTGCCGTTCCGCTTCCGAATTGCGCGAGGCCTACGAGGCCGTGCGCCGTCTGGGGCAGAACAACTTCAGCGACTCGGGCGTCTTCATCGAGCAGTACATCGAGCGCGCGCGCCACCTGGAGGTGCAGATCTTCGGCGACGGGTGGGGCGAGGTGATCGCGCTGGGCGTGCGCGACTGCTCGGTGCAGCGGCGCAACCAGAAGGTGCTGGAGGAAACCCCGGCGCCCAATTTGCCCGAGGGCATGGCGGAAGAACTCTGCGCCGCCGCCATCCGGCTCGGCAAGGCGGTGAACTACCGCGGCGCGGGCACGGTGGAGTTCGTCTACGACGACCAGGCGCGGCGCTTCTACTTCCTCGAGGTCAACACGCGCTTGCAAGTCGAGCATGGCGTGACCGAGCAGGTCTGGGGCGTGGACCTGGTGCGCTGGATGGTCGAACTTGCTGCCGGGGATCTGCCGCCTTTGCACGAATTGGCGCGGACGTTGCGGCCACGCGGCCATGCCATCCAGGCGCGGTTGTACGCCGAAGATCCGGGGCGCAACTTCCAGCCTTCGCCGGGCTTGCTGACCCAGGTCGAATTTCCCGAGGCCGACGGCCAGGCCCTGCGCATCGACACCTGGGTCGAGGCGGGCTGCGAGATCCCGCCCTTCTTCGACCCGATGGTGGCCAAGCTCATCACCTGGGCGGAAGGGCTCAATGCGCCGGATGCCCGTGAGCGCGCTCGAAGCGCCCTGGACGAGGCGCTGGCGCGCACGCAACTCTATGGCGTCGAGACCAACCGCGGTTACCTGCGCCAGATCCTCGCCGATGCGCCTTTTGCCACGGGCCAGCCCTGGACGCGTTGCCTCGAACAACTGGTCTACCGCGCCGACACGGTCGAGGTGATCGCCGGTGGCACCCAGACCACGGTCCAGGACTGGCCGGGCCGGGTCGGCTACTGGGCCGTGGGCGTGCCGCCTTCCGGACCCATGGACGATCGCGCGCTGCGCCTGGGCAACCGCCTGCTGGACAATGCACAGTCCGCGGCGGCGCTCGAAATCACCATGAACGGGCCCACACTGCGCTTTCACGCCGCGGCCGTGGTAGCGGTCACGGGCGCGGCCCTGAGCATCACGCTGGACGGCGAGGCACGGCCGATGGACACGGTGTTCGCCATTCCTGCCGGCGCCACGCTGCGCCTGGGCGGCATGGCCGGGGAGGGCGCGCGCAGCTACCTCTGTCTGCGCGGCGGCCTGGACCTGCCGGACTACCTGGGCAGCCAGAGCACCTTCACCCTGGGCCAGTTCGGCGGCCATGTGGGCCGGGCCTTGCGGGCCGGGGATGTGCTGCATCTGCATCCCTTGCGGGAACCCAGCGAGGGTGCGGCGCTGCCGCACGCGCTACGGACTTCGCTGCCCAGTGTGCGCACGCTGCGCGTGATCTACGGCCCGCACGGCGCGCCCGAGTACTTCCAGCCGGCCTACATCGACACTTTCTTCGCCGCCGAGTGGGAAGTGCACTTCAACTCCAGCCGCACCGGCGTGCGCCTGATCGGCCCCAAGCCCGAATGGGCGCGCGACAGCGGCGGCGAGGCCGGCCTGCACCCATCCAACATCCACGACAACCCCTACGCCGTGGGCGCGGTGGACTTCACGGGCGACATGCCCGTGATCCTGGGGCCGGACGGCCCCAGCCTCGGTGGCTTCGTCTGCCCGGTGACGGTGATCGAGGCCGACCTGTGGCAACTCGGCCAGCTCAAGGCCGGCGACAAGCTGCGCTTCGTGCCCGTGGACCTGTCCACGGCGCGTGCGCTGGCGGGGGCGTGGCGCGAGGAGGTGCGTGCCCTGCAGCCCTCGGCCCTGGAGTGGTCGCCCACGCCCGTCGAAGCGCATCGTTCCTCACCCATCGTGCTCGACCTCGGACAGGGCGAGCAGCGCCTCCTGGCGCGGCTGTCGGGCGACACCCATCTCCTGCTTGAAGTCGGTCCACCTGAGCTGGACCTGGTGCTGCGCTTCCGCGTTCACGCGCTGATGCAGACGCTCGAGGCGCGCCGCGCCGCGGGCAGCCTGCCGGGTGTGATCGACCTCACGCCGGGCATCCGCTCCTTGCAAGTCCACTACGACCCCACCCAACTGCCCCTGGCGCAACTGCTCCAGGATCTCGCGGGCTTGTGGGACAGCGTCTGCGCCGCGCGGGACTTGAAGGTGCCTTCGCGCATCGTGCACCTGCCCTTGTCCTGGGACGACCCGGCCTGCCAACTGGCCATCGAGAAGTACATGACCACGGTGCGCAAGGACGCGCCCTGGTGCCCGAGCAATCTGGAGTTCATCCGCCGCATCAATGACCTGAGCGGCCTCGACGAGGTGCGGCGCATTGTCTTCGAAGCCAGCTACCTGGTGCTGGGCCTGGGCGATGTGTACCTGGGCGCGCCGGTGGCCACGCCGCTGGACCCGCGCCACCGCCTGGTGACCACCAAGTACAACCCCGCGCGCACCTGGACGGCGGAAAATTCGGTGGGCATCGGCGGGGCCTACCTCTGCGTCTACGGCATGGAAGGGCCTGGCGGTTACCAGTTCGTGGGCCGCACCCTGCAGATGTGGAATCGCTACCGCTACATGCACGAGGACATGGCCGCCTTCGGTGGCCAGCCCTGGCTGCTGCGCTTCTTCGACCAGATCCGCTTCGAGCCGGTCAGCGCCGAGGAACTGTTGCGCATCCGCCGTGACTTTCCGCTGGGCCGTTATCCGCTGCGCATCGAGCAGACGGAGCTGGCCCTGGCCGATTACCAGGCCTTGCTTGCGCGCGAAGCCGAGGGCATCGCCGCCTTCCGCGCGCACCAACAGGCCGCATTCAATGCGGAGCGTGAACGCTGGATCGCCACCGGCCAAGCGCACTTCGAGAGCACGGAAGCGGCCGTGGAGGCAGCGGACGAGGCGCCGCTGGCGGCCGGTCAGGTGGGCGTGGAAAGCTTCATCGCGGGCAACCTCTGGCAGCTGCAAGTCAGCGTGGGCCAGGCCGTGCAGGCCGGCCAAGTGTTGGCCGTGCTGGAGTCCATGAAGATGGAAATCGCCCTGCAGGCGCCCTGCAAGGGCGTGGTGCGTGAGCTGCGTGTGCAGCCAGGCGCACCCGTGCGCGCGGGGCAGTACGTGGTGGTGCTGGAAGAGGCGTGA
- a CDS encoding TRAP transporter large permease — protein sequence MELAVLSITFLALLLIGVPVAFSIGLASVATVLYAGVPVPVVFQKMVGGMQVFSFMAIPFFVFAGELMLYGGIADRIVRFANSLVGHVRGGLGMSNVVGCTLFGGVSGSALADVSAMGSVMIPLMKKEGYDADYAVNVTTHAALVGVLMPTSHNIIIFTLATTGIASVSVLAMILAGVIPALLLTLCNLGAAYYVAVKRGYATRGQFPGWREVLRTAMAAAPGLLIVVIILAGILSGIFTPAESASVAVLWALLVTALVYRSLKWQDFMKACAKACKTTGVVLLLIGISSAFGYFMALYEVPQKTGELMQSISSEPWVIFLMINILLFLLGTFLDMAATILVCTPIFLPIAVQFGMDPVQFGIVMLINCALGLNTPPVGVTQFVGCAIGEISVGQVMRSILPFYGALTFCLMLVTYVPAFSLWLPHMLIK from the coding sequence ATGGAACTGGCCGTACTCTCCATCACTTTCCTCGCCCTGCTGCTCATCGGCGTGCCCGTGGCTTTCTCGATTGGCCTGGCCTCCGTGGCCACCGTGCTCTACGCCGGTGTGCCGGTGCCCGTCGTTTTCCAGAAGATGGTTGGCGGCATGCAGGTTTTCTCCTTCATGGCCATCCCCTTCTTCGTGTTCGCCGGTGAACTCATGCTCTACGGCGGCATCGCCGACCGCATCGTGCGCTTCGCCAACAGCCTCGTGGGCCATGTGCGCGGCGGCCTGGGCATGAGCAACGTCGTCGGCTGCACGCTGTTCGGCGGCGTGTCGGGCTCGGCCTTGGCCGATGTGTCCGCCATGGGTTCAGTGATGATCCCGCTGATGAAAAAGGAAGGCTACGACGCCGACTATGCGGTCAACGTCACCACCCACGCCGCTCTGGTTGGCGTGCTGATGCCGACCTCGCACAACATCATCATCTTCACGCTGGCCACCACGGGCATCGCCTCGGTCAGCGTGCTCGCCATGATCCTGGCCGGTGTCATACCCGCGCTGCTGCTCACGCTGTGCAACCTGGGCGCGGCCTATTACGTCGCGGTCAAGCGCGGATACGCCACGCGTGGCCAGTTCCCCGGCTGGCGCGAAGTGCTGCGCACCGCGATGGCCGCTGCGCCCGGCCTGCTGATCGTCGTCATCATCCTGGCAGGCATTCTTTCGGGCATCTTCACGCCCGCCGAATCGGCCTCGGTGGCGGTGCTGTGGGCCTTGCTGGTCACTGCGCTGGTGTACCGCTCACTCAAGTGGCAGGACTTCATGAAGGCCTGCGCGAAAGCCTGCAAGACCACGGGGGTGGTGCTGCTGCTGATCGGCATCTCCTCGGCCTTCGGCTACTTCATGGCCTTGTACGAAGTACCCCAGAAGACCGGCGAGCTGATGCAGAGCATCAGCAGCGAGCCCTGGGTGATCTTCCTGATGATCAACATCCTGCTGTTCCTGCTCGGCACCTTCCTCGACATGGCCGCCACCATCCTGGTCTGCACGCCCATCTTCCTGCCCATCGCAGTGCAGTTCGGCATGGATCCGGTGCAGTTCGGCATCGTGATGCTGATCAACTGCGCGCTGGGTCTGAACACCCCGCCAGTGGGCGTGACACAGTTCGTCGGCTGCGCAATCGGCGAGATCTCGGTCGGGCAGGTCATGCGATCCATCCTGCCCTTCTATGGCGCGCTCACGTTCTGTCTGATGCTCGTGACCTACGTGCCAGCCTTCTCGCTCTGGCTGCCCCACATGCTGATCAAGTGA
- a CDS encoding Bug family tripartite tricarboxylate transporter substrate binding protein translates to MQRRTLIHRVICAGTLLLSATCFTLPAAAQGSWPTGKAITYLVPFAPGGNTDTLARLIAPALSTALGTPVVIDNKGGAGGSVGSAIAARAPADGYTILGGTISSHAINVSLYAKIDYDPIKSFMPVAMLGSGPLVLVVPAASPYKTLNDVLAASKARDGGLSSASPGTGTSPHMALELLSYQSGVKFTHVPYKGSGPAVQDVIGGQVDMMFDTTLIVGPHIQSGKLRPIAVTSAKRLESLPDVPTIAEAGQKGFDMGSWQAVFAPAGTPKAVVDRLHAEIMKIVATPDIQARLKSFGMVPSTMTPAQLADYQKAEVAKWAQVIKAAGIKAD, encoded by the coding sequence ATGCAACGTCGTACGCTGATCCACCGCGTCATCTGCGCCGGTACTCTGCTGCTGAGCGCCACCTGTTTCACCCTGCCTGCCGCCGCGCAAGGCAGCTGGCCCACCGGCAAAGCCATCACCTACCTGGTGCCCTTCGCACCCGGGGGCAACACGGACACGCTTGCGCGCCTGATCGCTCCGGCCTTGAGCACGGCACTGGGCACACCGGTGGTCATCGACAACAAGGGCGGCGCGGGCGGCAGCGTGGGCTCTGCGATCGCGGCACGCGCACCCGCCGATGGCTACACGATTCTGGGCGGCACCATCAGCTCGCACGCGATCAACGTCAGCCTGTACGCCAAGATCGACTACGACCCGATCAAGTCCTTCATGCCCGTGGCCATGCTGGGCTCAGGCCCGCTGGTGCTGGTGGTGCCTGCCGCCAGCCCCTACAAAACGTTGAACGATGTGCTGGCCGCCAGCAAGGCCCGAGACGGCGGCCTGTCCTCGGCCTCGCCGGGCACCGGCACGTCCCCGCACATGGCGCTGGAGCTGCTGTCTTACCAATCCGGCGTGAAGTTCACGCACGTGCCCTACAAAGGCAGCGGCCCGGCCGTGCAGGACGTGATCGGCGGCCAGGTGGACATGATGTTCGACACCACGCTCATCGTTGGCCCCCACATCCAGTCTGGCAAACTGCGCCCCATCGCGGTGACCAGCGCCAAGCGCCTGGAGTCCCTGCCGGACGTGCCGACCATCGCCGAAGCCGGTCAGAAGGGTTTCGACATGGGTTCCTGGCAAGCCGTGTTCGCGCCCGCTGGCACGCCCAAGGCGGTCGTGGATCGCCTGCACGCGGAGATCATGAAGATCGTCGCCACACCCGACATTCAGGCACGCCTGAAAAGTTTTGGCATGGTGCCGTCCACCATGACACCCGCCCAGCTCGCCGACTACCAGAAAGCAGAAGTCGCCAAGTGGGCTCAGGTGATCAAGGCGGCGGGCATCAAGGCCGATTGA
- a CDS encoding lactonase family protein has translation MSVSPSTPATVYVSNADSRDISVLRLDREHGSLSLVQTLPVGGMVMPLALSPQRHVLYAALRSEPYAVLAFTIDPATGRLSELGRAALPDSMAYIAADHSGRWLFAASYGGNRASLSPIAADGQPAPAVQIVPNGKNAHAAIPDAANRHVYITSLGTDQVFQWRFDAGSGQLTANDPPTMEARAGSGPRHLVFHPNGRHAYLLGELDATVELLEVDAGRGQLRRKQHWPTLPPDFTGKAWAADLHLTPDGRFLYTCERTSSTLAIWRVDAASGALSLVGHQTTEQQPRGFQIDSSGRWLIAAGQVSHAITLYKIDPDSGRLNATQRMNVGQGPNWIEIVDHH, from the coding sequence ATGTCCGTTTCTCCCTCTACACCGGCCACGGTCTACGTGTCCAATGCCGACAGCCGGGACATCAGCGTGCTGCGCCTGGACCGCGAGCACGGCAGCTTGAGCCTGGTGCAGACCTTGCCCGTGGGCGGCATGGTGATGCCCCTGGCCCTGAGTCCTCAGCGGCATGTGCTGTACGCCGCGCTGCGTTCGGAGCCTTATGCGGTCCTGGCTTTCACGATCGACCCTGCCACGGGCCGGCTCAGCGAGCTGGGCAGGGCTGCCCTGCCGGACAGCATGGCCTACATCGCCGCCGACCACAGCGGGCGATGGCTCTTCGCCGCGTCTTACGGCGGCAACCGCGCCAGCCTGTCGCCGATTGCGGCGGACGGCCAGCCTGCACCGGCTGTTCAGATCGTGCCCAATGGCAAGAATGCCCATGCAGCCATCCCCGACGCGGCCAACCGCCATGTTTACATCACCAGTCTTGGAACGGACCAGGTTTTCCAGTGGCGTTTTGACGCAGGCAGTGGACAGCTCACCGCCAACGATCCGCCCACGATGGAGGCCCGCGCTGGCAGTGGACCGCGCCATCTGGTCTTCCACCCCAATGGTCGCCACGCCTACCTGCTGGGCGAGCTGGATGCCACGGTGGAATTGCTCGAGGTCGACGCCGGCCGGGGCCAGCTCAGACGCAAGCAGCACTGGCCTACCCTGCCGCCGGATTTCACCGGCAAGGCCTGGGCCGCCGACCTTCACCTGACGCCCGATGGTCGTTTCCTCTACACTTGCGAGCGCACCTCCAGCACCTTGGCCATCTGGCGGGTGGATGCGGCCAGCGGTGCACTGAGTCTGGTCGGGCACCAGACCACGGAACAGCAGCCACGCGGCTTCCAGATCGACAGCTCCGGCCGCTGGCTGATCGCGGCCGGACAGGTCTCCCATGCCATCACCCTCTACAAGATAGACCCTGACAGTGGCCGCCTCAACGCAACGCAGCGCATGAACGTGGGCCAGGGCCCGAACTGGATCGAGATCGTCGATCACCATTGA